One window of the Trifolium pratense cultivar HEN17-A07 linkage group LG2, ARS_RC_1.1, whole genome shotgun sequence genome contains the following:
- the LOC123904629 gene encoding nuclear transcription factor Y subunit B-1: protein METGGGFQGYRKLPNATPAGALKLSVSEMNTRQQVGEQNNNHSSAGTEQDNECTVREQDRFMPIANVIRIMRKILPPHAKISDDAKETIQECVSEYISFITGEANERCQREQRKTITAEDVLWAMSKLGFDDYIEPLTMYLHRYRELEGDRTSMRVEPMGKRGMDQYGNALGGFVPQFHIGHPNGGYYGNAATYMMSGNNNNGAGGSSHAEANGHHHHHQYK, encoded by the coding sequence GGGCACTGAAGTTATCAGTCTCTGAAATGAACACGAGGCAGCAAGTGGGAGAACAGAACAACAACCACTCATCAGCAGGAACAGAACAGGACAATGAATGCACTGTAAGGGAACAAGACCGTTTCATGCCAATTGCAAATGTGATAAGGATCATGCGAAAGATTCTACCACCACATGCAAAAATTTCTGACGATGCAAAAGAAACAATCCAAGAGTGTGTATCTGAGTACATCAGCTTCATAACTGGAGAAGCAAATGAACGTTGTCAAAGAGAGCAAAGGAAGACAATAACTGCTGAAGATGTTCTTTGGGCTATGAGTAAGCTTGGTTTTGATGATTACATTGAACCTCTTACAATGTATCTTCATCGTTATCGCGAGCTTGAAGGTGATCGTACTTCGATGAGAGTTGAACCGATGGGAAAGAGGGGTATGGATCAATATGGAAATGCTTTAGGGGGGTTTGTTCCACAGTTTCATATTGGTCATCCAAATGGAGGGTATTATGGCAATGCAGCAACTTATATGATGAGTGGTAATAACAATAATGGTGCTGGAGGTTCTTCTCATGCTGAAGCCAAtggtcatcatcatcatcatcaatataAGTAA